A single window of Elusimicrobiota bacterium DNA harbors:
- a CDS encoding PQQ-binding-like beta-propeller repeat protein, with translation MRIILFILGSEDNNLYAINPDGTLKWKYTTGERIFAAPSIGVNNSLYVGSWDGKLYMFGGVPVNQPPNPPSLVSPADGSITNAYPTFVWNVPSDADGDDLHFKVELSSVPDFSVKEVFESNVLTKGFSPTPPVVQGTGQCSYTIQPQTFLSDSTTYFWRVAVYDGTIYGNHSSTRSFIVDNRAPTYTISATPDTVLAAGLVTISCVAGEPLTSLRTFVRQNGQLNPAEITMSSTDNITWAGTYSAVTNYDGIATIDVTGSDNFYTSKGTGTFTVSIGPAGQNLIISNVSDTPDPFDPDVESTNILFNLELRPNVTNSTTTIKIVSATDETYSTFVLYHAQSGLYNVSQLWDGKDATGNYVSDGKYFYVIESTATRTVGINVSYVTAIEKQGEITVLRQVSFDFAASQISNPENAKIIITPNPDGKTASTFGILSGSVGSIYDIQPTSTTFFPSAALTLFYDETQLNGIDETTLDIFRYNPDTGDWTALGATLDTVNNKLAIAIDKISIYTIATKNAVFVPTLVSQIDFVKPTFTVYLTRNPEKTDEMTITAFSSEKLLSANAEVVPHGNSPKKQSIVVQLQEISENLWTGKFTKQTGFGDIEKIIISGWDLAGNFGISDGSYTKNVVSSEGGIVKDPLTKIEIEIENGVLEEETVFVVRKVEIPRSARNDIRVVANYEFKSDKKFDKPVRITIPYTAQAVNGPNEKNLKIAYLNETTNDYEILESEVDTDAKTVSANVSHFSIYAIVYQQPQMSPEPDTTFRKGEIYAYPNPAKRGVFPKIHIECGIADKIEIILYNIAGELIDYTELYSSDVKSDATKYYYEYPWDVSDIASGVYIYTIRAKKSGYADIKVQGKIAVVK, from the coding sequence ATGAGAATAATACTGTTTATATTAGGTTCAGAAGATAATAATCTTTACGCAATCAATCCTGACGGTACGCTAAAATGGAAATATACAACAGGAGAGCGTATCTTTGCTGCCCCTTCCATTGGTGTTAACAATTCCCTTTATGTAGGTTCATGGGATGGGAAACTTTATATGTTTGGCGGAGTTCCTGTGAACCAGCCGCCCAACCCGCCGAGTTTAGTTTCACCAGCTGATGGTTCAATCACAAATGCTTATCCAACTTTTGTTTGGAATGTTCCTTCCGATGCGGATGGTGATGATTTACACTTTAAGGTAGAATTGTCAAGTGTTCCTGATTTTTCAGTAAAAGAAGTATTTGAAAGTAATGTCTTAACGAAAGGTTTTTCACCCACGCCACCTGTTGTTCAAGGAACAGGACAGTGTTCATACACAATTCAGCCACAAACTTTTTTGTCTGACTCAACAACATACTTCTGGCGTGTTGCAGTATATGATGGAACTATATATGGAAACCACTCGTCAACGCGAAGTTTTATTGTTGATAACAGAGCACCGACATACACAATTTCAGCAACACCTGATACTGTTCTTGCTGCAGGATTAGTTACAATTTCTTGTGTAGCAGGCGAACCGTTAACATCGCTGCGAACATTTGTTCGGCAGAATGGGCAACTGAACCCGGCAGAGATTACAATGTCATCAACGGATAATATTACCTGGGCAGGGACATATTCAGCAGTTACAAATTATGATGGTATTGCGACGATAGATGTCACAGGAAGTGACAATTTTTATACATCAAAAGGAACAGGAACATTTACTGTTTCAATAGGTCCTGCAGGACAGAACTTAATTATCTCAAATGTTTCAGATACTCCCGACCCGTTTGACCCTGATGTTGAATCAACAAACATTCTGTTTAATCTTGAACTAAGACCGAATGTAACAAATTCAACTACAACAATAAAAATAGTAAGCGCTACCGACGAGACTTATAGTACATTTGTACTATATCACGCTCAATCTGGTCTGTATAATGTATCACAACTGTGGGATGGAAAAGATGCCACAGGAAACTATGTTTCTGATGGAAAATATTTTTATGTGATAGAGTCAACCGCTACAAGGACTGTTGGTATAAATGTATCATATGTTACAGCGATAGAGAAGCAAGGCGAGATAACAGTTCTGCGTCAGGTTAGTTTTGATTTCGCAGCTTCACAAATATCAAATCCTGAAAATGCAAAAATAATAATCACACCCAATCCGGACGGTAAAACCGCATCGACATTCGGGATATTATCGGGAAGTGTTGGCTCAATTTACGATATACAGCCTACGAGCACAACATTTTTTCCGTCTGCAGCACTGACACTTTTTTATGATGAGACACAACTCAACGGGATTGACGAAACCACACTTGATATTTTCAGATACAATCCTGACACAGGAGATTGGACAGCGCTTGGTGCAACACTTGACACAGTAAACAACAAACTGGCAATAGCAATAGACAAAATTTCAATTTACACAATTGCGACGAAAAATGCTGTGTTTGTTCCAACACTTGTTTCACAGATTGATTTTGTAAAGCCGACATTTACAGTATATCTTACAAGAAACCCAGAGAAGACAGACGAGATGACAATCACAGCGTTCTCGTCGGAAAAACTTCTATCAGCAAATGCAGAAGTTGTTCCGCATGGCAACAGCCCGAAGAAACAAAGTATCGTTGTACAACTACAAGAAATTTCAGAAAATCTGTGGACTGGGAAATTTACAAAGCAGACAGGTTTCGGTGATATAGAAAAAATAATAATTTCCGGCTGGGATTTAGCAGGCAATTTTGGAATTTCAGATGGCAGTTATACAAAGAATGTTGTTTCCTCTGAAGGCGGAATTGTAAAAGACCCGCTCACAAAGATAGAGATTGAGATTGAGAATGGAGTTTTAGAAGAGGAAACTGTATTTGTAGTAAGGAAAGTTGAGATTCCTCGTTCCGCTCGGAATGACATTCGTGTGGTAGCAAATTACGAGTTCAAATCAGATAAAAAATTTGATAAGCCAGTAAGAATCACAATACCATACACTGCACAGGCTGTGAACGGACCCAATGAAAAGAATCTGAAAATTGCATATCTCAATGAAACAACAAATGATTACGAGATTCTTGAAAGCGAAGTTGATACCGACGCAAAAACCGTTTCTGCTAATGTATCACATTTTTCAATTTATGCGATTGTGTATCAACAACCGCAGATGTCACCCGAACCTGATACTACTTTCAGAAAAGGTGAGATATATGCATATCCAAATCCTGCGAAGCGAGGTGTATTTCCCAAAATACATATAGAATGTGGTATTGCTGACAAAATAGAAATAATTTTGTATAATATCGCAGGCGAATTGATAGACTACACAGAGTTGTATTCGTCTGATGTAAAATCAGATGCTACGAAATACTATTATGAATATCCTTGGGATGTTTCAGACATTGCCAGTGGCGTGTATATCTACACGATAAGAGCGAAAAAATCAGGGTATGCTGATATAAAAGTACAGGGAAAGATTGCAGTCGTAAAGTGA
- the rplW gene encoding 50S ribosomal protein L23, whose protein sequence is MDAFNIIKRPIITEKATNLKEKENKYEFIVAKNANKYQIKKAVEQLFNVDVEKVHTAVYTGKLRRVGRYSGYRPEYKKAVVKVKKGQTIKLVEGV, encoded by the coding sequence ATGGATGCTTTTAATATAATAAAAAGACCGATTATTACTGAGAAAGCAACAAATTTGAAAGAAAAAGAAAACAAGTATGAATTTATCGTCGCAAAAAACGCCAATAAGTATCAGATAAAAAAAGCAGTTGAACAACTTTTTAATGTTGATGTTGAAAAAGTGCATACAGCAGTATATACAGGTAAGTTGAGACGCGTAGGGCGTTATTCAGGGTATAGACCTGAATATAAAAAAGCAGTCGTAAAAGTAAAAAAAGGACAGACAATAAAATTAGTAGAAGGCGTATGA
- a CDS encoding tetratricopeptide repeat protein — protein MFYSILVNLFPVKEINLPSYFENRKSLIEWLKKNTAPTAVFLANFELSPSILTYTDRTIILHPKFENKQYRQKFKEYIFALFDDEDTFFDLCKRVKADYYVYQVGTVLNVSKDGLRYLTDNLNLNKKSSAYKFHFTPFDLEHFQLVYETRNYRIFKILKNNKERINYKIPSYYRAEFDIRIFQEETAKKQFLNKEETLYGFACILSKDRYLKSGLSFYKKGDFRNALEYLNKALKMDVPDIKLYQTLGTIYSETKDFDSAIFVLKKSIKYFPKEILPYISLTIVYYEKRDYQSALNICKKAVEIEPENQLVMDAYKLVTKSISEQ, from the coding sequence ATGTTTTATAGTATTCTTGTAAATCTTTTCCCTGTCAAAGAAATTAATTTACCTAGTTATTTTGAGAATAGAAAATCGTTGATTGAATGGTTAAAGAAAAACACAGCCCCGACTGCTGTTTTTTTGGCAAATTTTGAATTAAGTCCTTCAATCTTGACGTACACTGACAGAACTATAATTTTGCATCCTAAATTTGAAAACAAACAATATCGGCAGAAATTCAAAGAATATATTTTCGCATTATTTGATGATGAAGATACTTTTTTTGATTTATGTAAAAGAGTTAAAGCAGACTATTATGTATATCAGGTTGGTACGGTACTTAATGTTTCAAAAGACGGACTTCGTTATCTCACAGATAATTTAAATCTGAATAAAAAGTCTTCAGCATATAAATTTCATTTCACTCCTTTTGACTTGGAACATTTTCAATTGGTATATGAAACCAGAAATTACAGGATATTTAAAATTTTAAAAAATAATAAAGAAAGAATTAATTATAAAATACCATCATATTATAGAGCGGAATTTGATATTCGCATATTTCAAGAAGAAACAGCAAAAAAACAATTTCTGAATAAAGAAGAAACTTTATATGGATTTGCCTGTATATTAAGCAAGGATAGATATCTAAAGAGCGGGTTATCTTTTTATAAAAAAGGGGATTTCAGAAATGCATTAGAGTATTTAAATAAAGCACTTAAAATGGACGTTCCCGATATTAAACTTTATCAAACCTTGGGAACTATTTATTCTGAAACAAAAGATTTTGATTCTGCGATTTTTGTTTTAAAAAAGAGTATTAAATATTTCCCGAAGGAAATCCTGCCATATATAAGTTTAACAATAGTTTATTACGAAAAAAGAGATTATCAATCCGCCTTGAATATATGTAAAAAAGCAGTTGAGATTGAACCTGAAAACCAATTAGTCATGGATGCCTATAAATTGGTTACAAAATCAATCTCAGAACAGTAA